AGGACGGCGAGGGCGCCGAGAAGCTGATCACCGTCACCGTCACGGGGGCCGCCTCCGCGCGTGCGGCCAAGCGCATCGGCCTGTCCATCGCGAACTCGCCGCTGGTCAAGACGGCGATCGCGGGAGAGGACGCCAACTGGGGCCGCATCGTCATGGCGGTCGGCAAGTCGGGGGAGAAGGCGAGCCGCGACCGCCTTTCCATCTCCATGGGCGGCATCGAACTCGCGCGCAACGGCGAGCGGGTTCCCGATTTCGACGAGACGCCGGTCGCCGCCCACATGAAGGGCCGCGACATCGTGATCGAGGTCGATGTCGGGATCGGGCGCGGCAAGGCGACGGTCTGGACCTGCGACCTGACGCACCGCTACATCGACATCAACGCCGACTACCGCAGCTAGGCCCGGAGCGCGCCGCAGTGACCCGGGAAAGCGACAGCGGCTGTTGGCAGGCCGAGACGCGCGGCGCTGAAGGCAAGCCGCTGCTTTTGGTCTCCGCCGCCGCCCTCATCGACATCGACGGACGCGTCCTCCTCGCCCAGCGGCCCGAGGGCAAATCCATGGCCGGTCTCTGGGAGTTTCCCGGCGGCAAACTGCTGGCCGGGGAGACGCCGGAGGCCGCGGTGATCCGGGAGCTGAAGGAAGAGCTGGGCGTGGACACGCGCTCTTCCTGCCTGGCCGCCATCGGCTGCGCCTCGCACAGCTACCAGGACTTTCACCTCCTGATGCCGCTCTTCGCCTGCCGCACCTGGCAGGGCGACCCCAGCCCACGGGAGGGTCAGAAGCTGGCCTGGGTCAGGCCCGCGCGCCTGGGCGATTATCCCATGCCGCCCGCCGACGAGCCCCTGGTGGCGCTGCTCTGCGACCTGCTTTAGGCGCAGCGCCGGTAGAGCACGTGGGGCAGGCCTGCGTGGATGATGTCCTTCTCATAGGTCATGCCGTTCTTCTCCATGACCCGGCGCGAGGCGGCGTTGCGGTGGAGCGTGAAGGCCACCACAGATTTCCGCGCCAACCGCCCGAAGGCCACCTCCAGCGCCGCCGCCGCCATCTCGCTCGCGTGCCCCTGACCCCAGAAGTCCGGCAGGAGGCCGTAGAGCAACTCGGTCTCCGGCTCGCCGTAGACGAGATAGGGCCGCAGTCCGCAGTAACCGACGAAGAGCCCTTCCTCCGGCGTCCGGAACGTCCAGACGCCGAAGCCGGAGCTCTCCCACGTGGCTTCCACCCGCTTGATGAACCCATGGGAAAAAGCTTCGGGCTGGGGCTTGCCGCTGGCTGTCAGCGTCTTCATGGCTTCCGGGTCGCTGTGCAGCCTGCGCAGGTCGGCGAAGTCGGACTGGCAGAGGGGCCGTCCCTTGAGGCGGCGGGTCACGATCTCCATCACCTCCCGCCCTCCGGCTCCTTCGGCGCGGCCTTGTCCCCGGCGGACTGCTCCTCGCTGTCCAACGCATCTGCGAGCCGCTGAGAGGCGCTGCCGGGGCGCAGCGGCTTGGGCTGCGCCTCGTCGGGCGCCCAGGCGGTCAGGGTGAAGATCTGGAAGCTCGCGGGAATGCGCCCGTCGGCCCGCTGGAAGCGGTCCTGATAGATTTCGGCGGCGCGCAGCAGCGTGGCCCGCCGGGTGAAGCCCTTGCGCTGCTGGAGGTTCGCATTGCTTTCCCCCATGCCGCGCAGGTCGTCCAGAAGCTTCAGGGCGTTGGGGTAATCCACCACCAGCGTCTCCTGGTCGGCGACCGGCAGGGCGAAGCCCGCGCGTTGCAGCAGCCCGGCGGCGTCGGCCAGATCCAGCACCGGGGAGAGCCGCGGGCTGACGCCGCCCTCGACTTCCATCTCCGCTTCCATCAGGGCGTCGCGCAACTCCCAGAGCGTCTCCCCGCCCAAGAGGCTGGCCAGAAAGAGACCATCTGGCTTCAGGGCCTGGCGCGCCTGCAACAGAGCGCCCGGGAGGTCGTTGACCCAGTGCAGCGAGAAGAGGCTCATGACCAGATCGAAGGAGGCCGGGGCGAAGGGCAGGAACTCCTCGTCGGCCACCAGGCTTGCGCCGGTCGCGGACGCGCGGCGCGCCATCCCCTCGGAGAGTTCGCACTGCACCAGCCGTTCGATCCCGCCGCGCCCTCTCAGCAGGCGGCCCAGCGTGCCGTCACGCGCGCCCAGATCGAGAGCGTCGGGAAAGCCTCTGCGGATATCGTCCAGGCGGTCCAGCAGCCGCTCGCCCGCCTCCTCGAAGAGAAAGCCGTAGTGGTCCAGCTTTCCCGCCGCGCGCTCGCGGCGCAGCCGAAGGAGACGGCGGTCGAAGACGGAAGGGTTACCGGTCATGGGGGCGACTATGCCAAACTGCCCCCCGCGCGGGAAAGCGCCAATGCCGCGCCAAGCGGCGCGCGGAAGAGCGCGGAAGTCTAACGTGGGGGCCGAAAAGGGTATGACGATCCGGGAGACTGGATCCTTAGGCCGGTTTGGCAAGAGGCTTGCCGTCTCTTTCGGGCGCGGCCTGCTGGACTCTCTGCTGCCGCCGCGTTGCCTCGGGTGCAGCAAGGAGACGCTGGCCTCGGTCTCGCTCTGCCTGGACTGCTGGTCGCAGCTCAGTTTCATCTCACGGCCCCACTGCGCCCACTGCGGCTTGCCCTTCGAGCTGGAGGCGGAGCCGGGCGCGCTCTGCGGGGAATGCCTGCGCCGCCCGCCACCCTACCGGCGCGGCCGCGCGGCGCTGCGCTATGACGAGGGCAGCCGGCGCCTGATCCTGCGTTTCAAGCACGCCGACCGGACGGAGAGCGCCCGGCTCTTCGCCGGTTGGCTCGGGCTGGCCGGTGCGGAGCTTCTGGAGGAGGCCGACATATTGGTTCCCGTGCCGCTTCATTGGCGCCGCCTGCTGGCGCGGCGCTACAATCAGGCCGCCCTGCTGTCCCAGGGCCTGGCGCGCCGCAGTGGGCTTCCTTGCGTCCCGGACCTCCTGCAGCGCCGCCGCGCGACAGCATCCCAGGGCCGCAAGAGCCGGAGCCAGCGTCAGCGCAACGTCGCGGGCGCGTTTCGCGTCAATCCAAAGCGCGCCAGCGCCATACAGGGGCGGCGCGTGCTTCTGATCGACGACGTCTTCACCACCGGCGCCACCCTGGAAGCCTGCACCCGCACGCTTCTGCGCGCCGGGGCCGGCGGCGTGGACGTCCTGGTGCTTGCCAGGGTGGTGAGGTGACAAATGCGGAGCTGGTTCCTAAATAAGGGGGAGTGAACCGAACCGCGCCAGGATTGAAGAGGGTCCCCTGCATGGCGAAGATCGAAGTCTATTCCAGCTTTCTCTGCGGCTACTGCGCCCGCGCCAAGAGCCTCTTGAAGGCCAAGGGCGTCGACTATGAGGACTTGGACGTCTTCACCGACCCCGAAAAGCGCAAGGAGATGACCGAGCGGGCGGGCGGGCGTACCTCCGTGCCGCAGATCTTCATCGATGGCGAGCATATCGGCGGCTGCGACGAGCTCTTCGCGCTGGACCGCGACGGTAAGCTCGATCCGCTGCTGGGGCAGGGCGCATGAGCAGCCCCTTTACAGTCGGCCTGGTGCAGATGAACTCCGGGCCGGAGATCGAACCCAACATCGAAAGCGCCTCGGCCTTCATCCGCGAGGCCGCGGCCGGCGGCGCGAAGCTGATCGTGACGCCGGAGAACACCACCATGATCGAGACGGTGCGCGAAAAGCAGATGGCGCGCGCCTACCCGGAGGAAAAGCACCCCGGCGTCTCGGCCTTCTCGGAACTGGCCCGCGAACTGGGCGTCTGGCTTTCCATCGGGTCCATGACCATCGGGCTCGGCGGCGACAAGGCGGCCAACCGCTCCTTCCTGTTCGGGCCGGACGGCGGGATCGCCGCGCGCTACGACAAGGTCCATATGTTCGACGTCGAGGTGCCGGACGGCCAGACCTACCGCGAGTCGGCCACCTTCCGGCCGGGCGAGGAGGCGGTCCTCGCCGATCTGCCCTGGGGCAGGCTCGGCATCACCATCTGCTACGACATCCGCTTTCCCTACCTCTACCGGGCGCTCGCCAAGGCCGGGGCTTCCTTCATCACCACCTCCGCCGCCTTCACCGAGATGACGGGCAAGGCGCACTGGCATGTGCTCCAGCGCGCCCGCGCCATTGAGACCGGCTGTTTCATCTTCGCCGCCGCCCAGACCGGCGAGCACACCAACAAGCGGCGCACCTACGGTCATTCCCTGGTGGTGGCGCCCTGGGGCGAGGTGCTGGCCGACGGCGGGACGGAGACCGGCGTGGTGCTGGCGGAGATCGACCCCGCCCTGGTCGCCAAGGCCCGAAGCACGGTGCCGTCGCTGGAGAACGACCGTCCCTTCGAACTGAAGCGACGCCGCGAAGCCGGGGAGTAGCGTCCGGCCTAGCCGATCTTGCGCCCGGCGATGCGCTGCTTGCAGGCCGGTTCGGGGTCGGTGAACTCCAAATCCTCAAAGGCCAGGACCTGGATGCGCTCGAAGCGCGCCCGCTCGAGCAGTTCGCCCTGGTTCAAGAGCCAGTTGGGATTGCTCGGCTTGCCATAGCGCTCATGCCCACGGGCGAAGGTTTCGTAGAGCAGCAGGCCGCCGGGCATCAGAACCTCGACCAGCGATGGGAAGAGCGGGCGGTAGAGGTAGTTGGTGACGATCACGCCGCCGAAACGCCGCCCGGCCATGGCGAAGGGGCTGCCGTCCTCCAGATCGGATTGGACCAGTTCCACGCCGGGATCCTTCGCCAGGTCGCCCAGGCGCGACAGGTCGCGGTCGAGCGCCGTCACCTCATAGCCCAGTTCGCGCAGATAGGCGGTATGGCGCCCGGACCCGCAGGCCAGGTCCAGAACGGGCTCTCCCGCTGGCAGGAGATGCGCAAAGCGCTGCACCCAGGGCGAGGCGGCGGGGCGCGCCGCGTGATCGCTCTTTCCGGTCATTTCGCACCCTATCTTGTCTTGGCGGTTGTCCCCGCCCATTTCTATATCAGACTGCTTCGGCAGGAATAATTGAGCGTTCGCGGCGGAAATTGCCATGATTTCCTATGACCTGACTTGTGAAAAAGAGCATTTGTTCGAGGCTTGGTTCGCCTCTTCGGCCGCGTTCGACACGCTGAAGGCGGCCGGCGAGGTCTCTTGCCCCGAGTGCGGCTCCACCCAGATCGAAAAGGCGCTGATGGCGCCCTCGCTTTCCCGCAAGGTGGGTGAGGAAAAGCGCATGAGCGCCGCTGAAGAGCGCGCGCGGGTCCGCGCCGCCCTGAAGGAAGTCCGCAAGGCCGTCGAGGAAAGCTCCGACTACGTGGGCAAGGAATTCGCCGAGGAAGCCCGCAAGATGCACTACGGCGAGGCCGACAAGCGCAACATCTACGGCGAGGCCGACGACGACGAGGCGAGGGCGCTCGCCGAGGAAGGCGTTCCCTTCGCCAAGATCCCCTGGGTCGAGAAGGACAACTAGTCCTCCCGCACCGCCATCATCAGATAGTTGACGTCCAGGTCCCGGTCGTCGGTGCGCCATGTGTCGGTGAGCGGGTTGTAGACCAGACCCGATAGCGCGCGCGTCTCGAAGCCCCGGGTGCGCAGGCTGCGCGCCAGTTCCGAGGGCTTCAGGAAGCGCCGCCAGTCGTGCGTCCCGCGCGGCACCCAGCGCAGCAGATATTCCGCCCCGACGATCGCCATGGCGAAGGACTTGGGCGTGCGGTTGAGGGTCGAGAGGATCAGCGCGCCGCCCGGCTTCACCAGGCCGCAGAGGGTCTCCAGAAAGCCCGGCACGTCCGCCACATGCTCCACCACCTCCAGCGACAGCACCGCGTCGAAGGCGGCGCCTTCCTCCAGCAGCTCTTCAGCGGTGATGGCGTGGTAGTCGATGGCAAGACCCATGGCCTCTGCGTGCAGCTTGGCGGCGGCGACGGATTCCTCGGCGGCGTCGATGGCGGTGACCTCCGCGCCCATGCGCGCCAGCGGCTCGGCCAGCAGCCCGCCGCCGCAGCCCACGTCCAGCAGCTTCAGTCCCTTCAACGGCTTTACCCCGCCGGAAAGCCCGTAGTGCGCGCTCAAGCGGTCGCGGATGAAAGTGAGGCGCGCAGGGTTCAGGCGGTGCAGCGGGCGGAAGTTGCCCTCCGGGTCCCACCACTGCTCGGCCTGCTGCGCGAACTTCTCGATCTCCAAGGCGTCGACGCTGCTTTTTCTGCCGTCGGCTGCTGCTTTTTTAGCGCTGCGGGTCAAAATCGCGGCCTTTCTCTTTCAGAACAGGGCTTTTGCCGTTGGCCAGACTTGCATTTTCGGGCCCGCATTGAGTATGGATAGCCACGCGTCGCGCGGCAACTCCCGCAGCTCGCAATTCCCGGCAA
The window above is part of the Limibacillus sp. genome. Proteins encoded here:
- a CDS encoding class I SAM-dependent methyltransferase, with translation MTGKSDHAARPAASPWVQRFAHLLPAGEPVLDLACGSGRHTAYLRELGYEVTALDRDLSRLGDLAKDPGVELVQSDLEDGSPFAMAGRRFGGVIVTNYLYRPLFPSLVEVLMPGGLLLYETFARGHERYGKPSNPNWLLNQGELLERARFERIQVLAFEDLEFTDPEPACKQRIAGRKIG
- a CDS encoding DUF1178 family protein, which encodes MISYDLTCEKEHLFEAWFASSAAFDTLKAAGEVSCPECGSTQIEKALMAPSLSRKVGEEKRMSAAEERARVRAALKEVRKAVEESSDYVGKEFAEEARKMHYGEADKRNIYGEADDDEARALAEEGVPFAKIPWVEKDN
- a CDS encoding carbon-nitrogen hydrolase family protein, with amino-acid sequence MSSPFTVGLVQMNSGPEIEPNIESASAFIREAAAGGAKLIVTPENTTMIETVREKQMARAYPEEKHPGVSAFSELARELGVWLSIGSMTIGLGGDKAANRSFLFGPDGGIAARYDKVHMFDVEVPDGQTYRESATFRPGEEAVLADLPWGRLGITICYDIRFPYLYRALAKAGASFITTSAAFTEMTGKAHWHVLQRARAIETGCFIFAAAQTGEHTNKRRTYGHSLVVAPWGEVLADGGTETGVVLAEIDPALVAKARSTVPSLENDRPFELKRRREAGE
- the ubiG gene encoding bifunctional 2-polyprenyl-6-hydroxyphenol methylase/3-demethylubiquinol 3-O-methyltransferase UbiG codes for the protein MEIEKFAQQAEQWWDPEGNFRPLHRLNPARLTFIRDRLSAHYGLSGGVKPLKGLKLLDVGCGGGLLAEPLARMGAEVTAIDAAEESVAAAKLHAEAMGLAIDYHAITAEELLEEGAAFDAVLSLEVVEHVADVPGFLETLCGLVKPGGALILSTLNRTPKSFAMAIVGAEYLLRWVPRGTHDWRRFLKPSELARSLRTRGFETRALSGLVYNPLTDTWRTDDRDLDVNYLMMAVRED
- a CDS encoding ComF family protein, encoding MTIRETGSLGRFGKRLAVSFGRGLLDSLLPPRCLGCSKETLASVSLCLDCWSQLSFISRPHCAHCGLPFELEAEPGALCGECLRRPPPYRRGRAALRYDEGSRRLILRFKHADRTESARLFAGWLGLAGAELLEEADILVPVPLHWRRLLARRYNQAALLSQGLARRSGLPCVPDLLQRRRATASQGRKSRSQRQRNVAGAFRVNPKRASAIQGRRVLLIDDVFTTGATLEACTRTLLRAGAGGVDVLVLARVVR
- the grxC gene encoding glutaredoxin 3; amino-acid sequence: MAKIEVYSSFLCGYCARAKSLLKAKGVDYEDLDVFTDPEKRKEMTERAGGRTSVPQIFIDGEHIGGCDELFALDRDGKLDPLLGQGA
- a CDS encoding methyltransferase domain-containing protein, producing MTGNPSVFDRRLLRLRRERAAGKLDHYGFLFEEAGERLLDRLDDIRRGFPDALDLGARDGTLGRLLRGRGGIERLVQCELSEGMARRASATGASLVADEEFLPFAPASFDLVMSLFSLHWVNDLPGALLQARQALKPDGLFLASLLGGETLWELRDALMEAEMEVEGGVSPRLSPVLDLADAAGLLQRAGFALPVADQETLVVDYPNALKLLDDLRGMGESNANLQQRKGFTRRATLLRAAEIYQDRFQRADGRIPASFQIFTLTAWAPDEAQPKPLRPGSASQRLADALDSEEQSAGDKAAPKEPEGGR
- a CDS encoding (deoxy)nucleoside triphosphate pyrophosphohydrolase, with the protein product MTRESDSGCWQAETRGAEGKPLLLVSAAALIDIDGRVLLAQRPEGKSMAGLWEFPGGKLLAGETPEAAVIRELKEELGVDTRSSCLAAIGCASHSYQDFHLLMPLFACRTWQGDPSPREGQKLAWVRPARLGDYPMPPADEPLVALLCDLL
- a CDS encoding GNAT family N-acetyltransferase; translation: MEIVTRRLKGRPLCQSDFADLRRLHSDPEAMKTLTASGKPQPEAFSHGFIKRVEATWESSGFGVWTFRTPEEGLFVGYCGLRPYLVYGEPETELLYGLLPDFWGQGHASEMAAAALEVAFGRLARKSVVAFTLHRNAASRRVMEKNGMTYEKDIIHAGLPHVLYRRCA